From Variimorphobacter saccharofermentans, one genomic window encodes:
- the amrS gene encoding AmmeMemoRadiSam system radical SAM enzyme, translated as MKVQCDICPHHCKIEEGHIGLCNARTNKNGTIVCDNYGRMTAVALDPIEKKPLYHYYPGSKILSIGSYGCNLNCPFCQNCDISMVGKRDIETEQVDIEELVKKALQLRDRGNIGIAFTYNEPLIGFEFVRDCAARAREKNLKNVVVTNGYICEEPLKRLLPLIDAFNIDLKGFTESYYHKLRGDLETVKRSIELASAKCHVEITTLIVPGENDSEEEIEALSNWIANINPEIPLHISRFFPRWKMYDKEATPVNKVYHLAEIARKHLKYVYEGNC; from the coding sequence TTGAAAGTACAATGTGATATATGCCCCCATCACTGTAAGATAGAGGAGGGTCATATTGGACTTTGTAATGCAAGAACGAATAAAAACGGTACCATAGTCTGTGATAATTATGGACGGATGACAGCCGTAGCGCTGGATCCCATAGAAAAGAAGCCGCTATATCATTATTATCCCGGAAGTAAAATCCTATCCATAGGGAGCTATGGCTGTAATTTAAACTGTCCCTTCTGTCAGAATTGTGATATTTCAATGGTTGGAAAAAGGGATATAGAGACAGAACAGGTTGATATCGAAGAATTGGTGAAAAAGGCATTGCAATTACGGGATAGGGGAAATATAGGAATTGCATTTACCTATAATGAACCATTGATTGGTTTCGAATTTGTAAGGGATTGTGCAGCTCGTGCGAGGGAAAAGAATTTAAAAAATGTTGTGGTAACCAACGGGTATATCTGTGAAGAGCCGTTGAAGAGACTGTTGCCGCTGATCGATGCATTTAATATTGATTTAAAAGGATTCACCGAGAGCTATTACCATAAGCTTAGAGGCGATTTAGAGACCGTGAAACGTTCCATTGAACTAGCATCTGCAAAATGCCATGTGGAGATAACCACATTAATTGTACCAGGAGAAAATGATTCCGAGGAGGAAATCGAAGCTCTCTCTAACTGGATTGCAAACATAAACCCTGAGATACCTCTTCATATATCTAGATTTTTCCCAAGATGGAAAATGTATGACAAAGAAGCAACTCCTGTGAATAAAGTATACCATTTGGCTGAAATCGCAAGAAAACACCTAAAATATGTATATGAAGGAAACTGTTGA
- a CDS encoding Uma2 family endonuclease, with product MDIELLKKLKKLQKLTNEELSEKSGVPVGTVNKILSGATKSPRHDTIEALAEALNYHPYETERTDVEALRESLAYGTPRNYTLQDYYDLPEDVRAELINGSFFFMETPTLMHQTILGELFFQIKKYIKEKGGKCKVFLSPFDVRLDNDDKTIVQPDLMIICDMNKLDEKRYNGAPDYVAEIVSKSSSRLDYIKKLNKYLDAGVKEYWIIDPDKQKVTVYQFHKEDAPQYYSFTDKVPIGLYKDLSIDFSDILNDL from the coding sequence ATGGATATTGAGTTACTAAAAAAATTAAAAAAGCTACAAAAGCTGACGAATGAGGAGCTGTCTGAAAAGTCTGGCGTACCGGTTGGAACGGTAAACAAGATTTTAAGTGGAGCTACCAAGTCACCCAGGCATGATACGATTGAAGCACTTGCAGAAGCACTGAATTATCATCCCTATGAGACGGAAAGGACGGATGTGGAAGCCTTACGAGAGTCCTTAGCCTATGGTACACCTCGTAATTATACGCTTCAGGACTATTATGATTTACCAGAGGATGTAAGAGCGGAATTAATTAATGGTTCCTTCTTCTTCATGGAGACACCTACACTGATGCATCAGACTATTTTAGGGGAGTTGTTTTTCCAAATTAAGAAATATATTAAGGAAAAGGGCGGTAAGTGCAAGGTATTCCTATCTCCATTTGATGTTCGTCTTGATAATGACGATAAGACGATTGTGCAACCGGACTTAATGATAATCTGCGATATGAATAAGCTGGATGAGAAACGCTATAATGGGGCACCTGATTATGTGGCAGAGATTGTTTCAAAAAGCAGCAGCCGGCTGGACTATATTAAAAAGCTGAACAAATATCTGGATGCAGGCGTAAAGGAGTATTGGATTATTGATCCGGACAAACAGAAGGTGACGGTATATCAGTTTCATAAAGAGGATGCTCCGCAATATTATTCGTTTACGGACAAGGTACCCATTGGTCTTTATAAAGATCTCTCTATTGATTTTAGTGATATTTTAAATGATCTGTAG
- the glmS gene encoding glutamine--fructose-6-phosphate transaminase (isomerizing) yields MCGIIGFTGQREAKNILIDGLKSLEYRGYDSAGITLSGRDQFKTIKTVGKVSDLVTKVNEFSDLKQTSGIGHTRWATHGGVTDQNAHPHTHGRVTLIHNGIIENYHELEMELSSARKHPISQTDSEIVAMLIDSLYDGDAFHAIREAVKKLEGAYAFCILFSEEPGTIYCVRNASPLVACHVPEGSIVASDMVALIKFSKDYFVLPEHHIARLTKEDITIYNMDHEEVTPNLLHVNWDITAAQKNGYPHFMLKEIFEQPEAIRSTILPRITMDNLPDLSVDQIPNRIFEKVNRVIITACGTAMHAGLIGRALIEKLLRIPVVVEIASEFRYQEPIMDENTLVITISQSGETADTLASLRLAKEAGAVTLSIVNVKGSTIARESDYVLYTHAGPEIAVASTKAYTAQLSCLYLLSYHFAYLRRTITKEQCAEYIQELKSVIPAVEQTLQLDKKIDAIGKNLICKEDLFFIGRGLDYALCCEGSIKLKEISYIHSEAYAAGELKHGTLSLITEGVPVVALATQSKVYPKMISNIREVKARGAEVILITNERQEINREIYDYHIALPNTSDILAPFTAAIAMQLLSYYTSVHRGSNVDQPRNLAKAVTVE; encoded by the coding sequence ATGTGTGGAATTATCGGATTTACAGGTCAAAGAGAAGCAAAAAATATATTAATCGATGGTTTAAAGTCCTTGGAGTATCGTGGTTATGACAGTGCAGGCATTACTTTATCAGGCAGGGATCAATTTAAAACAATAAAAACAGTTGGTAAAGTATCGGATCTCGTTACGAAGGTGAATGAGTTCAGTGATCTAAAGCAAACCAGTGGAATAGGCCATACAAGATGGGCTACTCACGGAGGAGTAACAGATCAAAATGCGCATCCACATACCCATGGAAGGGTAACCTTGATTCATAATGGCATTATAGAAAATTATCATGAACTAGAGATGGAACTTTCTTCAGCTAGGAAACATCCAATTTCCCAGACCGATAGTGAGATAGTAGCCATGCTCATCGATAGTTTGTATGACGGAGATGCATTTCATGCAATTCGTGAGGCTGTGAAAAAACTGGAAGGCGCTTATGCTTTCTGCATATTGTTTTCAGAGGAACCGGGTACAATTTATTGTGTCAGAAATGCAAGTCCTTTAGTAGCCTGCCATGTTCCTGAGGGTTCCATCGTAGCCTCCGATATGGTGGCTTTGATTAAATTCTCCAAGGATTATTTTGTGCTACCGGAACATCATATTGCAAGGCTGACGAAGGAAGATATTACAATTTATAATATGGACCATGAAGAGGTTACGCCCAACCTGCTTCATGTGAATTGGGACATTACAGCAGCTCAGAAGAATGGGTATCCTCATTTTATGCTAAAGGAAATATTTGAACAACCAGAAGCAATACGTTCTACCATATTGCCCAGAATTACAATGGATAATCTTCCTGATCTGTCTGTTGATCAAATTCCCAACCGGATATTTGAAAAGGTTAACCGTGTCATAATAACTGCCTGTGGTACAGCCATGCATGCCGGATTGATTGGTAGGGCATTAATAGAAAAGCTTTTACGAATTCCAGTTGTTGTAGAGATAGCATCGGAATTTCGTTATCAGGAACCCATCATGGATGAGAATACGTTGGTAATTACCATATCTCAGTCCGGAGAGACAGCGGATACCTTGGCATCATTACGACTGGCAAAGGAAGCGGGTGCGGTTACATTATCTATCGTAAATGTGAAAGGCTCTACCATTGCACGGGAAAGTGATTATGTATTATATACCCATGCCGGACCGGAGATTGCAGTTGCAAGTACGAAAGCGTATACAGCACAGTTGTCATGCTTGTATTTACTTTCCTATCATTTTGCATATCTTCGTCGTACCATCACAAAGGAACAATGTGCGGAATATATTCAGGAACTTAAATCTGTAATACCGGCAGTGGAGCAAACCCTGCAATTAGATAAGAAAATCGATGCCATAGGAAAGAATTTGATATGTAAGGAGGATCTATTCTTTATCGGACGAGGTCTGGATTATGCATTGTGCTGTGAAGGCTCTATTAAGCTAAAGGAGATTAGCTATATTCATTCGGAAGCCTATGCAGCGGGTGAGTTAAAGCATGGAACCCTATCACTGATTACAGAGGGAGTTCCGGTAGTTGCACTGGCTACGCAGTCCAAGGTATATCCAAAAATGATATCGAATATCCGGGAAGTTAAAGCAAGAGGGGCAGAGGTAATATTGATTACGAATGAAAGACAGGAGATTAATCGTGAGATTTATGATTATCATATAGCTCTTCCAAATACCTCGGATATTCTGGCACCATTTACAGCAGCTATTGCTATGCAGCTTCTTTCCTATTATACCAGTGTACATCGTGGCTCTAATGTAGATCAGCCACGTAATCTGGCAAAAGCGGTTACCGTTGAGTAA
- a CDS encoding TatD family hydrolase — protein MIFETHAHYEDEAFDEDREELLNSLPKQGIQYVVNVGSDFSTLDQVIALTEQYSYIYGAIGVHPGNTQVLNEETFAQLKEKIGHPKCVAIGEIGLDYYWDTPDRETQKIWFAKQMELAKEVNLPMVIHSRDAANDTYGMMKEANSEKVGAIIHCFGYGKEQARQYLNMGFYLGIGGVVTFTNGRKLKEVVEYAPLEQLVLETDCPYLAPVPHRGKRNYSGYLSLIAQEIARIKKVECETVLRVTSENAMKFYRIESK, from the coding sequence ATGATATTTGAAACACATGCTCATTATGAGGATGAAGCATTTGATGAGGATAGAGAGGAATTGTTGAATTCCTTACCGAAACAGGGAATCCAATACGTGGTCAATGTGGGGTCTGATTTCAGCACACTGGATCAGGTGATTGCATTGACGGAACAATATTCCTATATCTATGGAGCAATTGGTGTTCATCCTGGAAATACCCAAGTATTAAATGAAGAAACTTTCGCACAGCTAAAAGAGAAGATTGGACATCCGAAATGCGTAGCCATCGGAGAAATCGGTCTTGATTATTATTGGGATACCCCGGATCGGGAAACTCAGAAAATCTGGTTCGCAAAGCAGATGGAGCTTGCGAAAGAAGTAAATTTACCGATGGTTATACACAGCAGAGATGCAGCAAATGATACTTATGGCATGATGAAGGAAGCCAATTCGGAGAAGGTGGGAGCAATTATTCACTGCTTCGGATATGGTAAGGAACAGGCAAGACAGTATCTGAATATGGGCTTTTACCTGGGAATCGGAGGCGTTGTAACCTTTACCAATGGTAGGAAATTGAAAGAAGTTGTAGAATACGCTCCCCTGGAACAGCTGGTACTTGAGACAGATTGCCCCTATTTGGCACCGGTGCCACATCGAGGCAAAAGAAATTATTCCGGTTATCTGTCCCTAATTGCTCAGGAGATTGCACGGATTAAGAAGGTGGAGTGTGAGACGGTATTGCGTGTGACAAGTGAGAATGCAATGAAGTTCTATCGGATAGAAAGTAAATAA
- the rsmA gene encoding 16S rRNA (adenine(1518)-N(6)/adenine(1519)-N(6))-dimethyltransferase RsmA: MAELGNPKNTIEILNKYKFVFQKKFGQNFLIDTHVLDKIIQAADITKDDFVLEIGPGIGTLTQYLCEHAREVVAVEIDKMLIPILSDTLSKYNNVTVIHQDVLKLDLNALVQEKNQGKPIKVVANLPYYITTPIIMDLFERHLPLINITVMVQKEVADRMQAVPGTKDYGALSLAVQYYAKPYIAANVPPNCFMPRPNVGSAVINLTLHTQAPVQVSDEKLLFQMIRASFNQRRKTLVNGLNNSSELPFSKERISNAIKEIGLSENVRGEALTLEQFAQLANALSDHS; encoded by the coding sequence ATGGCTGAATTGGGTAACCCCAAAAATACAATTGAAATATTGAATAAGTATAAATTTGTTTTTCAGAAGAAATTCGGGCAAAATTTTTTGATTGATACACATGTCCTGGATAAAATCATTCAAGCTGCAGATATCACAAAGGATGATTTTGTTCTCGAAATCGGTCCGGGGATTGGAACTCTGACGCAGTATCTGTGTGAGCATGCAAGGGAGGTAGTCGCAGTTGAAATTGATAAAATGCTGATACCCATCCTTTCAGATACGTTATCAAAGTACAATAATGTGACCGTTATCCATCAGGATGTGCTAAAGCTGGATTTGAATGCATTAGTACAGGAAAAAAATCAGGGAAAACCCATCAAGGTGGTAGCAAATTTACCTTACTATATTACTACACCGATTATTATGGATTTATTTGAGCGGCATTTACCCTTAATTAATATCACGGTAATGGTCCAAAAAGAGGTAGCGGACCGAATGCAGGCAGTACCCGGAACAAAAGATTACGGAGCTCTTTCGCTGGCCGTACAATATTATGCGAAGCCCTATATAGCAGCCAATGTTCCGCCAAACTGCTTTATGCCCCGCCCCAATGTAGGCTCTGCAGTGATTAATCTAACCCTTCATACCCAGGCACCGGTTCAGGTGTCAGATGAGAAGCTTTTATTTCAGATGATAAGAGCCTCCTTTAACCAAAGACGTAAAACCCTGGTCAACGGATTGAATAATTCATCAGAGCTGCCCTTTAGTAAAGAAAGGATTAGCAATGCTATAAAAGAAATTGGACTCTCTGAGAATGTCAGAGGAGAAGCATTAACTTTGGAGCAGTTCGCACAGCTGGCGAACGCATTATCCGATCACAGCTAA
- the carB gene encoding carbamoyl-phosphate synthase large subunit — MKKRDDIHKVLIIGSGPIIIGQACEFDYSGTQACKALKKLGYEIVLVNSNPATIMTDPGTADVTYIEPLNVERLTQIIEKERPDGLLPNLGGQSGLNLCAELDKAGVLKKYNVKVIGVQVDAIERGEDRIEFKNTMNSLGIEMARSEVAYTVEEALAIAEELGYPVVIRPAYTMGGAGGGLVYNVEELKTVVSRGLQASLVGQVLVEESILGWEELELEVVRDASGQMITVCFIENIDPLGVHTGDSFCSAPMLTISEEVQKELQRQAYKIVDAIQVIGGTNVQFAHDPISGRIVVIEINPRTSRSSALASKATGFPIALVSAMLASGLNLSDIPCGKYGSLDKYVPDGDYVVIKFARWAFEKFKGSEDKLGTQMKAVGEVMSIGKTYKEAFQKAIRSLEIGRYGLGYAKDFASKSKEELLNMLHVPTSERQFIMYEALRKGATVEELYQLTKIKHYFIEQMKELVEEEEALKSYKGSVPPVEKLRSAKLNGFADKYLSKILEIPENMIRESRINAGIKEAWEGVHVSGTENAKYYYSTYHLKEDLSPVSDKPKVMILGGGPNRIGQGIEFDYCCVHAAFALKEQGFDTIIVNCNPETVSTDYDTSDKLYFEPLTLEDVLSIYEKEKPLGVIAQFGGQTPLNLSAELKKYGVNILGTTPETIDLAEDRDHFRAMMEKLNIPMPESGMAVNVEEALEIASKIGYPVMVRPSYVLGGRGMEIVHDDESLEVYMKAAVGVTPDRPILIDRFLNNALECEADAISDGVDAFVPAVMEHIELAGIHSGDSACVIPSLNITEENLKTIKEYTMKIAKEMKVCGLMNMQYAIENGVVYVLEANPRASRTVPLVSKVCNIQMVKLATQIITSKLTGKPSPVASLKESKFTHYGVKEAVFPFNMFPEVDPILGPEMRSTGEVLGLAETFGEAFYKAQEATKTKLPERGTVLISVNDRDKAEVVDIAKGFAECGFKIMATGGTYDLIVANGIQAEKINKLYQGRPNILDAVTNGQIDIIVNTPIDKKSANDDSYIRKAAIKARISYVTTTAAAKATIAGIKSLKEKRAGVKSLQEFHKDIK; from the coding sequence ATGAAGAAGAGAGACGACATTCACAAGGTACTAATTATTGGATCAGGTCCGATTATTATCGGGCAGGCTTGCGAATTTGACTATTCCGGTACGCAGGCATGTAAAGCACTCAAAAAGTTAGGGTATGAAATCGTATTGGTGAATTCCAATCCTGCTACAATTATGACAGATCCGGGGACGGCAGATGTGACCTATATTGAGCCACTGAATGTGGAGAGGTTGACACAAATTATCGAAAAAGAAAGACCCGATGGTCTACTCCCTAATTTGGGTGGACAGTCAGGTCTAAATCTTTGCGCTGAATTAGATAAAGCGGGTGTATTAAAGAAATATAATGTAAAGGTTATTGGTGTTCAGGTTGATGCAATCGAGCGTGGAGAGGACCGTATCGAGTTTAAGAATACCATGAACTCTTTGGGAATCGAAATGGCAAGAAGTGAGGTTGCTTACACTGTGGAGGAAGCCCTGGCTATCGCTGAGGAGTTAGGATATCCGGTTGTTATCAGACCTGCTTATACCATGGGTGGAGCCGGCGGCGGTCTGGTATATAATGTGGAGGAACTTAAGACAGTCGTATCAAGAGGACTGCAGGCAAGCTTAGTAGGTCAGGTTCTTGTTGAAGAATCCATTCTTGGATGGGAAGAGCTGGAGTTGGAGGTAGTTCGTGATGCTTCCGGTCAAATGATTACAGTATGTTTTATTGAGAATATTGATCCATTAGGTGTTCATACAGGAGATTCATTCTGCTCAGCACCAATGTTAACAATATCGGAAGAGGTTCAGAAGGAATTACAGAGACAAGCATATAAGATCGTTGATGCTATTCAGGTTATCGGAGGTACGAACGTGCAATTTGCCCATGATCCGATATCTGGAAGAATAGTGGTTATTGAAATCAATCCCAGAACCTCCCGTTCATCCGCACTTGCGTCTAAAGCAACAGGCTTCCCCATTGCTTTAGTATCTGCAATGCTGGCATCCGGACTGAACCTATCGGATATTCCGTGCGGTAAATATGGTAGCTTGGATAAATATGTTCCAGATGGCGACTATGTGGTAATCAAATTCGCTCGTTGGGCATTTGAGAAATTTAAGGGATCGGAAGATAAACTGGGTACTCAGATGAAAGCAGTAGGCGAGGTAATGAGTATCGGAAAGACTTATAAAGAAGCTTTCCAGAAGGCAATTCGTAGCTTGGAAATTGGACGTTATGGATTGGGTTATGCTAAGGATTTTGCTTCAAAGTCTAAGGAAGAGTTACTGAACATGCTTCATGTTCCCACAAGTGAACGTCAGTTTATTATGTACGAGGCACTTCGTAAAGGTGCAACAGTAGAGGAGCTTTACCAGTTAACTAAGATTAAGCATTACTTCATTGAGCAAATGAAGGAATTAGTAGAGGAAGAAGAAGCCTTAAAGAGCTATAAAGGAAGTGTTCCTCCGGTTGAGAAGCTCAGAAGTGCTAAGCTGAATGGTTTTGCAGATAAATATTTAAGCAAAATATTAGAGATACCGGAGAATATGATAAGAGAAAGCAGAATCAATGCCGGAATTAAGGAAGCCTGGGAAGGTGTTCATGTAAGTGGAACAGAGAATGCAAAATACTATTACTCCACTTATCATTTGAAAGAGGATTTATCACCGGTATCCGATAAACCGAAGGTAATGATCCTTGGCGGTGGCCCGAATCGTATTGGACAAGGTATCGAATTTGATTACTGCTGTGTTCATGCGGCATTTGCATTAAAGGAGCAGGGCTTCGATACAATTATCGTAAACTGTAATCCGGAAACAGTATCCACGGACTATGATACTTCCGATAAACTATATTTTGAACCGCTTACATTGGAGGATGTACTAAGTATTTATGAAAAAGAAAAGCCTCTTGGTGTTATTGCTCAATTTGGTGGTCAGACACCACTTAATCTGTCTGCTGAATTAAAGAAGTACGGTGTAAATATCTTAGGTACAACACCGGAGACCATTGATCTTGCAGAAGATAGAGACCATTTCCGTGCAATGATGGAGAAATTGAACATTCCGATGCCGGAATCAGGAATGGCTGTTAATGTAGAAGAAGCATTGGAAATAGCATCAAAAATCGGTTATCCTGTTATGGTTCGTCCGTCATATGTACTTGGTGGGCGCGGAATGGAGATTGTTCATGATGATGAAAGTCTTGAAGTATATATGAAGGCAGCAGTAGGTGTAACTCCAGATCGTCCAATCTTAATCGACCGTTTCCTAAACAATGCGCTGGAATGCGAAGCAGATGCAATCAGCGATGGCGTTGATGCATTTGTTCCTGCAGTTATGGAGCATATAGAGCTGGCGGGAATTCATTCCGGTGACTCTGCCTGTGTAATTCCGTCATTGAACATTACAGAGGAGAATTTAAAAACCATAAAGGAATACACCATGAAGATTGCTAAGGAAATGAAGGTATGTGGCCTCATGAATATGCAGTATGCGATTGAGAATGGTGTAGTATATGTACTGGAAGCCAACCCCAGAGCATCAAGAACCGTGCCGTTGGTATCGAAGGTATGCAACATCCAGATGGTGAAGCTGGCAACACAGATCATTACCAGCAAACTTACTGGCAAGCCATCACCGGTTGCGTCTCTAAAGGAAAGTAAATTTACTCATTACGGAGTTAAGGAAGCAGTATTTCCGTTTAATATGTTCCCTGAGGTGGATCCAATTCTTGGACCGGAGATGCGTTCCACAGGAGAAGTACTCGGCTTAGCAGAAACCTTCGGAGAAGCGTTCTATAAAGCGCAGGAAGCTACAAAAACAAAGCTTCCGGAGAGGGGTACTGTATTAATCAGTGTGAACGACAGAGATAAAGCGGAAGTAGTAGATATTGCAAAAGGCTTTGCAGAATGTGGCTTTAAGATTATGGCAACGGGTGGAACCTACGATTTAATCGTTGCAAATGGTATTCAAGCAGAAAAGATCAATAAACTGTATCAGGGCAGACCAAATATTCTGGATGCTGTAACAAATGGACAGATTGATATTATTGTAAATACACCAATTGATAAAAAGAGTGCAAATGATGACAGCTATATCAGAAAAGCAGCCATAAAAGCAAGAATCAGCTATGTAACCACAACAGCTGCTGCAAAGGCTACCATTGCAGGAATTAAGTCACTGAAAGAGAAGAGAGCAGGAGTGAAATCCCTTCAGGAGTTCCATAAAGATATTAAATAA
- a CDS encoding DUF6128 domain-containing protein, with amino-acid sequence MADYKRMVSYMYQYENGVKRKNVGYARVETKNGQCKITVHMQLLGQLDSIFPTYLIQRHEDQLELIYLGDTVLKNQVMDSKLTASEDNIMDSGYKLSDMGGLLLFLNDKIFFATEWDDKPIIAEEVLDALKPESANRNKDKDKTDTNEGIIRDMVVKEKENTNVIGEDFQDFTPEKEALIPKYKLPRGWKTIERLQYENAMLTEVTTQKKELEKPPEEREIEEENKNESIVQTDAIETNVDEEAIEKMNRELQNDEPELPDPPEAANFFEKYPRIYPFEDNEIAQCVKIEPKDIGIFPKEVWVLSNNSFLLHGFYCYHHLIFAKIRERSGCRYILGVPGIYHQREKFMARMFGFESFKSIRKRDLKQGDFGYWYLPLKL; translated from the coding sequence TTGGCTGACTATAAAAGAATGGTTTCGTATATGTATCAATACGAAAATGGTGTTAAGAGAAAAAATGTAGGATATGCCCGGGTTGAGACCAAGAACGGGCAATGCAAGATCACGGTTCACATGCAGCTGCTTGGTCAATTGGACAGTATCTTTCCTACCTATCTGATCCAGAGACATGAGGATCAGTTGGAGTTGATTTACCTGGGTGACACAGTATTAAAGAATCAGGTTATGGATAGCAAATTAACTGCATCAGAAGATAATATTATGGATTCCGGTTATAAACTCTCGGACATGGGAGGGCTTCTGCTATTTCTTAATGACAAGATTTTTTTTGCAACGGAGTGGGATGATAAGCCCATTATTGCAGAGGAGGTATTAGACGCGCTCAAGCCAGAAAGTGCAAATCGTAATAAGGATAAGGATAAAACAGACACCAATGAAGGAATAATAAGGGATATGGTGGTAAAAGAAAAGGAAAATACGAATGTTATTGGGGAAGATTTTCAAGATTTCACGCCGGAAAAGGAAGCCCTAATTCCAAAGTATAAGTTACCCCGGGGCTGGAAAACCATAGAACGACTTCAATATGAAAATGCTATGTTGACAGAAGTAACAACTCAGAAAAAAGAGTTGGAAAAGCCTCCAGAAGAGAGAGAAATAGAAGAAGAGAATAAGAATGAAAGCATAGTACAGACGGATGCCATAGAAACCAATGTGGATGAAGAGGCGATAGAAAAGATGAATAGGGAGCTTCAGAACGATGAGCCAGAATTACCAGACCCTCCTGAGGCAGCAAATTTCTTTGAGAAATATCCTAGAATTTACCCCTTTGAGGATAATGAAATAGCTCAGTGTGTTAAAATTGAGCCTAAGGATATCGGTATATTTCCAAAGGAAGTATGGGTCTTAAGCAATAATAGCTTTCTTCTTCATGGATTTTATTGCTACCACCATTTGATATTCGCAAAAATAAGAGAACGTTCTGGATGCCGGTATATCCTGGGGGTGCCGGGAATTTACCATCAAAGGGAGAAATTCATGGCAAGGATGTTTGGATTTGAGAGCTTTAAGTCGATTCGAAAAAGGGATCTTAAACAGGGCGATTTTGGATATTGGTACCTACCATTAAAGCTATAG
- a CDS encoding GNAT family N-acetyltransferase: protein MQRILETERLQLMTLTKEAAPLVLAFYEENKNIFEPWEALRSNHFYTLSYQKAFLTAEYNQMAEGKLLRFWVFLKEQPEVLIGTVCFQNFLKDPYHSCILGYKFSHFYHHLGYATESIQECMRFVFDEFNIHRMEAYIMPSNTSSLRLIERLSFRYEGLAYSYARIRGIWEDHLRYSYINPKDMA, encoded by the coding sequence ATGCAACGAATACTGGAAACCGAACGTCTCCAGCTTATGACTCTTACAAAGGAGGCTGCACCGCTGGTCCTTGCTTTTTATGAAGAGAATAAAAATATCTTTGAGCCTTGGGAAGCATTACGTAGCAATCATTTTTATACCCTATCCTATCAAAAAGCCTTCCTCACAGCAGAGTATAACCAAATGGCTGAGGGAAAGCTTTTGAGATTCTGGGTTTTTCTTAAGGAACAGCCGGAAGTATTAATTGGTACCGTCTGTTTTCAGAATTTTCTTAAGGATCCCTATCATAGCTGTATTCTGGGATATAAGTTTAGTCATTTCTATCACCATCTTGGCTATGCTACGGAAAGCATCCAGGAATGTATGCGATTTGTGTTTGATGAGTTTAATATCCACCGTATGGAGGCTTATATTATGCCGAGCAACACATCCTCCTTACGTCTGATTGAGCGCCTATCCTTCCGATACGAAGGTCTCGCTTATTCTTATGCACGAATTCGCGGCATTTGGGAAGATCATTTACGTTATTCTTATATCAATCCAAAGGATATGGCGTAG
- a CDS encoding anaerobic ribonucleoside-triphosphate reductase activating protein: MQINGFQKTTLLDYPKHIAATIFLGGCNMRCPFCHNATLVTKAAIQPVIATEDVLSYLSKRVKILEGICITGGEPTLYTDLPDFIKEVKSIGYKIKLDTNGTNPSMMKELVETGLIDYIAMDIKNSKEHYSISTGIKDFPIEAVSDSVSYLLNSDIEYEFRTTVVKEHHTEQDMLSIGKWIQGAKAYYLQSYKDSGDIIEPGLHSHSKDTLLHYVNILTPYVSQVSLRGVD, translated from the coding sequence ATGCAGATAAATGGCTTTCAAAAGACAACGCTCCTCGATTACCCAAAGCATATCGCTGCTACAATTTTCCTGGGCGGATGCAACATGCGTTGTCCCTTCTGCCATAATGCTACTCTTGTGACTAAGGCTGCTATACAGCCTGTGATTGCTACAGAGGATGTTTTATCCTATCTTTCTAAACGTGTGAAGATATTGGAGGGCATATGTATCACCGGAGGCGAACCCACTCTCTATACCGATTTACCTGATTTTATAAAAGAGGTAAAGTCCATTGGTTATAAAATTAAGCTGGATACCAATGGAACGAACCCTTCCATGATGAAGGAACTTGTAGAGACCGGACTAATTGATTATATTGCAATGGACATAAAGAACTCAAAGGAACACTATTCTATCTCTACTGGTATTAAGGATTTTCCCATAGAAGCTGTCAGTGATAGCGTTTCTTATCTTTTGAATTCCGATATAGAATATGAGTTTCGTACCACAGTTGTAAAGGAACACCATACGGAACAGGATATGCTATCCATTGGTAAGTGGATACAGGGTGCTAAAGCATACTACCTCCAATCATATAAGGATTCCGGCGACATTATTGAGCCTGGACTTCATAGTCATTCTAAGGATACTTTACTTCATTATGTCAACATTCTTACTCCCTATGTGTCTCAGGTATCGCTTCGAGGAGTGGATTAA